From the genome of Paraburkholderia sp. ZP32-5:
TCAAGAACAGCCCGCAACGCGCGACCCAGGCGGCCGAACTCGCCAGATCGTTTGGCTGCGAAATGAAGCAGATCTACTGGACGTTGGGCGGATATGACCTCGTCACGGTCATCGAAGCGGCCGACGAGCAAAGCTTCATGTCGTTCGGTTGCGCGCTCGGCTCCGCGGGCAACATTCGCACGCAAACGCTGCGCGCCTTTACCAAGGATGAATTCAGCGCGGTCGTCGGCAAAATTTCATAAACGCCCCACTACAGGCGGCGCGTTTAATCGCGAAATGCAGCGACGATGCAAATGGTAAACGGTGAAGCGTCCGGGCGGCTGGTGTTATCCACCCGGACGTTGCATTGATCGATGCGCTTACTACGCACCGGCGGTGCGCATCGCCCGGTATTCGCGCCGCACGATATCCATCAACTCCGCCACCGAAGTCAG
Proteins encoded in this window:
- a CDS encoding GYD domain-containing protein, whose amino-acid sequence is MMTYVVLAQFTDQGIRAVKNSPQRATQAAELARSFGCEMKQIYWTLGGYDLVTVIEAADEQSFMSFGCALGSAGNIRTQTLRAFTKDEFSAVVGKIS